One window from the genome of Esox lucius isolate fEsoLuc1 chromosome 23, fEsoLuc1.pri, whole genome shotgun sequence encodes:
- the ovch1 gene encoding ovochymase-1 isoform X2, translated as MFAFLIVYLSLLGIGAQHDAHNQTQIANDENGPLNRTEEDNGTIAKGFHDLAGIRSFLPDQEWKGRIIGGVEAWAHSWPWQVSLRLVTIPACGGAIIAPQWVLSATHCFKRHNTAPFWTVLAGKHDLENPNEYCQQLVGVSKIMTHKDYFGKTKMHDVALVKLKTPLMFNQCVKPIELWMRPINLNKKCTVTGWGSTRENGPQANRLQEVNVTVLSTESCNNFYHGIVPATMFCAGEPEGGVDACQGDSGGPLSCYTGSKYELAGVVSWGVGCGRDHKPGVYTKAQVYFDWINEIIKGEEILSDDSGVVPQESCGQGEILTCRLDSGQATVYATSEGEGQVRSVMEACPNSWPWQVSLQSKGRHYCSGTLIHHHWVLAPQHCHCKATVDMVVLGVHDLRFMASQTIPVEEVFNFPNNRTFPLTADLTLIKLSVPAQFDTTITPVCLPDKDVTLDDSWSCVTTGWGFSKASPKLSGATLRQARLGLVNRTACKESWGEDLITDNLLCADSSGSVSCMGDSGAPLLCQKRKGVFYLFGLVTWGSPHCDVRTPAVFSQITAYHSWINGLTKEI; from the exons atgtttgcttttctaATTGTGTATCTGTCTCTGTTGGGAATTGGAGCCCAGCATG ATGCTCATAACCAGACTCAAATTGCAAATGATGAAAATGGGCCATTGAACAGGACTGAAGAGGACAATGGAACCATTGCTAAGGGATTTCATG ACCTGGCAGGGATCCGTTCCTTTTTACCTGATCAGGAGTGGAAAGGGAGGATCATTGGTGGTGTGGAGGCTTGGGCCCACTCCTGGCCTTGGCAGGTGTCCCTACGCTTGGTCACCATTCCAGCCTGTGGTGGTGCCATCATCGCCCCTCAGTGGGTACTCAGTGCGACACACTGTTTCAAGCG GCACAACACAGCACCTTTCTGGACTGTGTTGGCGGGAAAACATGATCTTGAGAACCCTAATGAATACTGTCAACAG ttagTTGGAGTTTCCAAAATAATGACCCACAAGGATTACTTTGGCAAAACAAAGATGCATGACGTTGCCCTGGTGAAGCTAAAGACTCCACTGATGTTCAACCAGTGTGTGAAACCCATTGAACTATGGATGAGACCAATCAACCTCAATAAGAAATGCACAGTGACTGGCTGGGGATCCACTCGAGAGA ACGGGCCTCAAGCAAACAGACTCCAGGAGGTAAATGTGACTGTTCTATCCACGGAGTCCTGTAACAATTTCTATCATGGTATAGTGCCGGCAACTATGTTCTGTGCTGGAGAGCCTGAAGGAGGCGTAGATGCCTGCCAG GGGGACTCTGGTGGACCTCTGTCCTGCTACACAGGGTCCAAATATGAGTTGGCTGGAGTGGTCAGCTGGGGGGTGGGCTGTGGGAGAGACCACAAACCTGGTGTCTATACTAAAGCACAAGTCTACTTTGACTGGATTAACGAAATAATTAAAG GTGAAGAGATATTGTCTGATGATTCTGGGGTTGTGCCTCAAG AGAGCTGCGGTCAGGGTGAGATCTTGACCTGTCGGTTGGACTCTGGCCAGGCAACGGTGTATGCGACCTCAGAGGGTGAGGGGCAAGTGAGGAGTGTGATGGAGGCATGCCCCAATTCCTGGCCATGGCAGGTCAGTCTGCAGTCCAAAGGGAGGCACTACTGCAGTGGGACCCTGATCCATCATCACTGGGTCCTGGCACCGCAACACTGTCACTGCAA AGCTACAGTTGACATGGTTGTGCTGGGAGTTCACGACCTCCGGTTCATGGCTTCCCAGACAATCCCAGTGGAGGAGGTGTTTAATTTCCCCAACAACAGAACCTTCCCTCTCACCGCTGATCTCACACTCATCAAGCTAAGTGTTCCAGCTCAATTTG ATACCACCATAACTCCAGTCTGCCTTCCAGATAAGGATGTGACTCTGGATGACAGCTGGTCCTGTGTGACAACAGGATGGGGATTCAGCAAAGCATCAC CAAAGCTTAGCGGAGCCACCCTTCGCCAGGCCAGGTTGGGGTTAGTCAATAGGACAGCTTGCAAAGAGAGCTGGGGAGAAGACCTCATTACAGACAATCTACTGTGTGCAGACTCATCTGGATCGGTCTCCTGCATG GGGGACTCTGGTGCACCACTCCTTTgccaaaaaagaaaaggggtCTTCTATCTCTTTGGGCTAGTCACATGGGGCAGCCCACACTGTGATGTTCGTACACCAGCAGTCTTCTCTCAAATAACAGCTTATCATTCCTGGATCAATGGCTTAACTAAGGAAATCTGA
- the ovch1 gene encoding ovochymase-1 isoform X1, whose amino-acid sequence MFAFLIVYLSLLGIGAQHDAHNQTQIANDENGPLNRTEEDNGTIAKGFHDLAGIRSFLPDQEWKGRIIGGVEAWAHSWPWQVSLRLVTIPACGGAIIAPQWVLSATHCFKRFMFYRHNTAPFWTVLAGKHDLENPNEYCQQLVGVSKIMTHKDYFGKTKMHDVALVKLKTPLMFNQCVKPIELWMRPINLNKKCTVTGWGSTRENGPQANRLQEVNVTVLSTESCNNFYHGIVPATMFCAGEPEGGVDACQGDSGGPLSCYTGSKYELAGVVSWGVGCGRDHKPGVYTKAQVYFDWINEIIKGEEILSDDSGVVPQESCGQGEILTCRLDSGQATVYATSEGEGQVRSVMEACPNSWPWQVSLQSKGRHYCSGTLIHHHWVLAPQHCHCKATVDMVVLGVHDLRFMASQTIPVEEVFNFPNNRTFPLTADLTLIKLSVPAQFDTTITPVCLPDKDVTLDDSWSCVTTGWGFSKASPKLSGATLRQARLGLVNRTACKESWGEDLITDNLLCADSSGSVSCMGDSGAPLLCQKRKGVFYLFGLVTWGSPHCDVRTPAVFSQITAYHSWINGLTKEI is encoded by the exons atgtttgcttttctaATTGTGTATCTGTCTCTGTTGGGAATTGGAGCCCAGCATG ATGCTCATAACCAGACTCAAATTGCAAATGATGAAAATGGGCCATTGAACAGGACTGAAGAGGACAATGGAACCATTGCTAAGGGATTTCATG ACCTGGCAGGGATCCGTTCCTTTTTACCTGATCAGGAGTGGAAAGGGAGGATCATTGGTGGTGTGGAGGCTTGGGCCCACTCCTGGCCTTGGCAGGTGTCCCTACGCTTGGTCACCATTCCAGCCTGTGGTGGTGCCATCATCGCCCCTCAGTGGGTACTCAGTGCGACACACTGTTTCAAGCG ATTCATGTTTTACAGGCACAACACAGCACCTTTCTGGACTGTGTTGGCGGGAAAACATGATCTTGAGAACCCTAATGAATACTGTCAACAG ttagTTGGAGTTTCCAAAATAATGACCCACAAGGATTACTTTGGCAAAACAAAGATGCATGACGTTGCCCTGGTGAAGCTAAAGACTCCACTGATGTTCAACCAGTGTGTGAAACCCATTGAACTATGGATGAGACCAATCAACCTCAATAAGAAATGCACAGTGACTGGCTGGGGATCCACTCGAGAGA ACGGGCCTCAAGCAAACAGACTCCAGGAGGTAAATGTGACTGTTCTATCCACGGAGTCCTGTAACAATTTCTATCATGGTATAGTGCCGGCAACTATGTTCTGTGCTGGAGAGCCTGAAGGAGGCGTAGATGCCTGCCAG GGGGACTCTGGTGGACCTCTGTCCTGCTACACAGGGTCCAAATATGAGTTGGCTGGAGTGGTCAGCTGGGGGGTGGGCTGTGGGAGAGACCACAAACCTGGTGTCTATACTAAAGCACAAGTCTACTTTGACTGGATTAACGAAATAATTAAAG GTGAAGAGATATTGTCTGATGATTCTGGGGTTGTGCCTCAAG AGAGCTGCGGTCAGGGTGAGATCTTGACCTGTCGGTTGGACTCTGGCCAGGCAACGGTGTATGCGACCTCAGAGGGTGAGGGGCAAGTGAGGAGTGTGATGGAGGCATGCCCCAATTCCTGGCCATGGCAGGTCAGTCTGCAGTCCAAAGGGAGGCACTACTGCAGTGGGACCCTGATCCATCATCACTGGGTCCTGGCACCGCAACACTGTCACTGCAA AGCTACAGTTGACATGGTTGTGCTGGGAGTTCACGACCTCCGGTTCATGGCTTCCCAGACAATCCCAGTGGAGGAGGTGTTTAATTTCCCCAACAACAGAACCTTCCCTCTCACCGCTGATCTCACACTCATCAAGCTAAGTGTTCCAGCTCAATTTG ATACCACCATAACTCCAGTCTGCCTTCCAGATAAGGATGTGACTCTGGATGACAGCTGGTCCTGTGTGACAACAGGATGGGGATTCAGCAAAGCATCAC CAAAGCTTAGCGGAGCCACCCTTCGCCAGGCCAGGTTGGGGTTAGTCAATAGGACAGCTTGCAAAGAGAGCTGGGGAGAAGACCTCATTACAGACAATCTACTGTGTGCAGACTCATCTGGATCGGTCTCCTGCATG GGGGACTCTGGTGCACCACTCCTTTgccaaaaaagaaaaggggtCTTCTATCTCTTTGGGCTAGTCACATGGGGCAGCCCACACTGTGATGTTCGTACACCAGCAGTCTTCTCTCAAATAACAGCTTATCATTCCTGGATCAATGGCTTAACTAAGGAAATCTGA